From the genome of Haloplanus natans DSM 17983:
CGTTGAGGCCGGTCCCAAAGAGGTTTCGTGGAGAACTCATCGACAGATTGTCGAGGACGCGCACCTCGTCGACCCGCTCGTCCGCGAGGAGTTGTGCCAGGAGTTCGCTTCCGATGTACCCGAGCCCGCCCGTGACGAGGACGCTAGTCATCCGTCGCCGTCGCTGCCTCTCCGTCGACCGACTGCTGGCGGTTCTCGAGCACGTCCGGCAGGAAGCGGTCCTCGTAGGCGGTGATCGTCTCCTGATAGCGCGTCAGCGTATCGAGGATGTCATCGACGCCGGCTTCGAAGCTCTGTGCCTGCTCGTCGATCAGGCCCATATACCGGGTGTTTTCGATCTCCATCTTGTGGCTTTCGTCCTCGTCGCGCGGGTTCTCGACGTGTTCGACCTCCACATGCAGCCCGTGGTCGTCTCCGACCTGTTCGATCGTCGTGGCAATCTCGACGATGCTGATGGCACGCGTGACCTGATTGTACACCACGTGGTCGGCCTCGCGCTCGTCGGGGGCCATCAGGGCTACCTCCGCGAGCCCCTCGACGGCGTCCTCGAGGCTGATGAACGGCTTGCGCTGTGCGCCCTTCCCATAGACCGTGACGGGGTAGCCGGCGACGGCCTGTGCACAGAAGCGATGCGCAACGGTCCCGAAGTAGTAATCGAAGTCGAAGCGGGTTTTGAGGCGGTCGTCAGCGCGCGTTTCCTCGGTCTCGGAGCCGTAAACGATGGCCGTCCGGACGTCGGAGATCGGCACGTCGAACTGTTTGTTCGCCAGTCGCATATTGGCCGCGTCAAAGCTCTTCGAGTTCCCACACCAGATCGGTTTTCCGTTCCGACGCACCAACACGATTCCGCCGTCGACCGTACAGCAGTAGACGGAGCCATCGTACTTCTCTCGCCCGAACGCGTTACCCCCTTGGTTCGTCTGGAAACACCACGTGGGGCTAATACCGACCCGGTATTCGCGTTTCGTTTGGTAATTGTTTTCGTCACTTCTGTCGAGGTCGTGGACAGTTGCTCCGTACCCCAGTTTGAGTGCTATTTCTTGGACATCGGCGGCGAACCGTTCGCTCGACGTATAGAAGGTCCATCCGCGGCCGTTGTTAGTTCCGTCTCCTTCGATGAGTGTTTCGAGCAGAACTTCGAGGTGGTCCTCGGACAGATTCCGCATCCATTCCGGAATGTGCTTTTCATCCTTGAATTGACGGAGATACGTCGCCAGCTGGTGATCGCTGAGTTCGATGTATTCCTGTTTGGAATCGATCTGGTGTCTGACTTTCTCGCGGTCGAAGCCAATATCCTCGAACAGCTCGATCAGTTCCTTCGCTCCCGTCTGGTAGATCCGTACGTTACCCGTTTGCTTGGCCTTGCCGACCGTTCCCTCGGTGAGCCACCACCCGAAGAACCGGATCCATGCGTCCAGTTCGATCTCCCGCGACTGGAGCTTGATCATCTTCGTTTGATTCACTTCGCGATCGCACCCCGGAAGTTCGAAGGTGTCCGGATCGGTCCCCTCCCAATCAGGGAACGACGCGAAAAAGCACGGATGTTTGTACTCATCGCCCAGCTGATCGGCCTCGACGATTTCCCGGCGATTCTCGAACGTGGCGTGACCACCCTGTGCCCAACTCGTCCCGATTAGCATACGATGGTTCGGCGTCACTTTCAGGTCGACACGTCGGTTCGAAACGGTGACCATCTCGCCAGAGTAGTCGTACTCTTGGATGTCTGATGGGACCGTCCAGCCGGTATCCCCAGTGTCGGCGTCCATCGCCATCACTTCGTCCCGTTCGCTCAGCTCTTCGAATGGCTTCCAGCCGTCTTTCGTCAGAATTTCCGTCTCATCGTCGTAGCACTGGTGGTACCAACTCCCTGCCATAGAGGGAAAGGGGACTTCGTCCCGTTCGCCCTGGTTCTCCATCGTCGCGCCACCCTCGGGGATGGGGAACTCCGGCGCGCCGTAGACGCCGGTCGTCGTGGTTTCGATGAAGTGGGTGTCCGTCAGACCGTGTTCTTCGAGGCCCCAGAGGAGGTTGCGGGTCGCCTGCAGGTTGTTTCGCTGGGTGAAGTTCGCGCGCTCGCCGTTGATCTGGGAGTACGGCGCGGAGGGTTGGGCCGCCGCGTGGACAATCGCGTCCGGTTCGTGGACTTCGAGGAGTTGGTCAGTGAACTCCTTCTCCGTGAGGTCGCCCTCGACGAACGAGAGGTTGGTGAGGCCGTGGACGGCTTCGGCGGCGTCGAGACGGGCTTCGATATCCGCGACAGGGGTGGCGGAGACGCTGCCGATCTCTTCGACCCACTCTCGGCGACTGAAGTCGTCAACGAGAACGACACGGTCGTCGGTTCTCGAGGCGATACGAAGTGCTGTTGGCCAGCCGACGTAGCCGTCGGCACCAGTCACTAGCAGCGTCATTTGTTACTCAGTATCTGGGTACTAGCCATCTTATTTAAAAATTTTGATTAATTAGTAAAGCATCTGGCAAAATTAGGCTAAAACAACGGGTGGGCGTGACTTGCGGTATCGCTTGGGTTGCCCCGGCGCAGATAATCAAAACTGTGATCCGGAACTGCGAGTGCAGCGAGAGAGACCGTCCTCAGACGGTCATCGATTCATTCTCTCCATCTCGTTCACCGACGCAACGCTTTTGTCATCTACCTCAGTGTATCGCATATGGGTCGATACCCTCGGGCGGCGCGAGCCGCGCGAATAAAATGCATCCCGTGTAACGCGCCGGTGACTGAAACTGTCGATGGTCGGACCGTCTGCGTCGCCTGCGGAAGAGAGACTATCAGCCCCTGCGAGTGACGAAAGGACAAACGGCAATGAGTACGAATCAGCCTACCACGGACGCCGTCGAACCAGCTGCGGAGGCGCGCACAAGGGCGGAGGCGCACACTGACGCCGACGCCGCGGACCTACTCGTTACGGCGGACAGTGACCGCACGCCAACGCTCTCGGTCATCATGCCGACTCTAAACGAGGAAGACGGGATCGGCGAATGCCTGCATCGCATCAGGCAGGCGGTGGTCGACCTCCAAGTGCCGACGGAGATCGTCGTCAGCGATAGTTCGACCGACCGCACTCCCGATATCGCCCGTGACCACGGAGCGATCGTCGTCGAACCGGATCAACCCGGCTACGGTTACGCCTATCGCTACGCGTTCAAGCGCGCTCGCGGTGACTACATCGCCATCGGAGACGCTGACACAACGTACGATTTCACCGAACTGCCCAAACTGTACGCGCTCGTCGAATCGGGTGACGCCGATATGGCGATGGGAAGCCGGCTCAACGGGGAGATCAAACCCGGCGCGATGCCACCGCTGCATCGCTACATCGGCAACCCACTGCTCACGAAGTTTCTCAACGTCTTCTACGGCGCAGGGGTGAGCGACGCCCACAGCGGGATGCGCGTGTTCTCCCGCGACGCGCTCGAGGAGATGGATCTGCAGACGACCGGGATGGAGTTCGCCAGCGAAATGATCATGGAAGCCGGCGCGAGCGATCTCACCATCCGCGAAGAGCCCATCACCTATCACGAACGGGAAGGCGACGCCACCATCGAGAGCTTCCGGGACGGCTGGCGACACGTCCGGTTCATGCTCCTCAACGCGCCCGGCTATCTCTTCTCGGTCCCCGGATTCCTGTTGACGATTCTTGGCACGCTCATCATGGGCATTGCCCACTTCGGCATCTCGCTTGGCGGCGTGACACTCGGCACGCACTCGATGATCGGTGGGAGTCTACTGACCCTTGTCGGCTTCGAGGTGCTCGCACTCGGGGTGTTCGCAACCGTGGCTGCCGATCCCGTTCGAAAACCGTCCGATCCCGTCACGACGTGGCTACTCGATCGGGTCCAACTCGAACACGGGGCCAGCGTGGGGGCGCTCGTCGCCGGGGTCGGGGGGATCTACATGCTCGTTATGTTCGGACGCTGGGTCAGTAGCGGATTTACGCAACTCCCGCTGCTCACGACGAACGTGCTCGCGCTCACGGCGATCGTCTTCGGACTGGAAGTGATCTTCAGTTCCTTCTTCCTCAGCGCAATCGGGGAGAGCCACTGAGGTGCGCCCGTCTGCATCGATCCGTTTGCTGCTCGGGTTTTTGTGAGTGCTGGACAGACCTTGTCGGCTGATCGAGAGAGTTCTAGCAACGGATCGGTACGACTCGCCATCTTCTAGTCGTTCGAGTGCGTCTACGAGTTCAAAGTAACTGTCCTCACCGTCGTCAGGTTCGACGATGGGCTGTAGGTCCCCGCCGTCGTTGTGTCGGAATCCTGCAGGGACGTTTCGACCTATTTTCCTTGGTCGCTCGCTCGCTTCACGCCGGCCTTCACGCGCCGTATCAATTGTTGTCGCTCTTGCTGATACACCATGCCGACGATATCAGCGACGGACCGACCGGTGCCGTCCGGTTTGACCTTCTCGACAGCTCCGTCCGTGATGTGAATTGTGACGCCGTGTTCCTCACAGGCGTCGAAGAATTCCTGCAGCGTTGCACCGCGCCGAGAGATCCGGCTGATCTCCCAGACGATGACGTGGTCGAACTCGTCATTTCGGATCGCGTCCAGGAGGGCGTTGAATTGTTCGCGCTCGTCGTTCGATCCGGATTCGATATCGACATACTGTTCGACCCTGTCTTGGGGGAGGTCATGCCCGTCGATGTACCGGGTGATCGAATCGCGTTGGTGCTGGTCGTCTTGTCGATCTGTAGAAGGGCGAATGTACGTCCCGACTTTCCCCGCGTTCTCCATGCCTCACTTACCGCCCGTCCTACACTTAAAGTTCGGATGTTGGTTGCAGGCTGCAAGCAGACATGTGCCTCGTTACAGGGGTGTTCACCTGAATTCGACTCGGTCAATACTGTCGAACACTTCCCGCCACTGGTCGGGCATGTCGCTACTCGTATACTCGCCGTTGTTCGCTCGCTTTAGGACTTGGCGAGCTTCCGTGTTACTGAGGGTCGTGAGGTTCATTTCGCTGACCGCGTGTTTCCGGGACCGTTCTGTGCTCATCACACGATCTTCCCGTATCGCCGTGTAGACGTAGTACCAGAACCACATGTCGCCTTCTTGCTCGATTGATTCCGCCGATGGACTCGACGCCTCAGGGGATGCAAAAAGTCGCTCAGTGAGTGATACCCCGGGAAGTGTTGCGACCGTGTTGAGGAAAGCCCGGCGTAACATACTCTGTCGACAGAGGATGAGACACAAAACCCTTCCCCCAAGTGCAGTGACACCGGAATTTCGAACTAATCACGAAGGACTGTAAATGGTGGGCGTGCGAGCGCGAGCTGACTACCCAAGCAGGAATCGACTCCCGCTCACACGGCTCCCATTCGCGGGGAGGAATCCGAATTTGATAACGAACCATAATACATCTATCGCCACATCCGCTGAACCGTAATCATACGTTTGTTGACTTTAAAGTAGATGGCTGACTAATAATGAGATATGAGTGCAGGGCTTGGCGACCAACTTGACCCGGCGACTTACTTACCCGACGAGGATCGTGTTGCTGTTGAACCGGAGGCGTACCGGTTCGCAGGTATCCTTCTTTCTGCGGCGTATCCGAGCGTCGATTTCCAGCACTTCTCTCGCTCCGGATTGGCTGGCAGTGCGCTGTACATAGCGTCGGTGGCGGTGTCTGGGCGAGGCCGGGTGTCGCAGGAGGAAATCGCCAGTTCAGTCGGGACAACGAGAATGTCCATCCACACGCATACAGCTCGACTCGCCCGATTAGCGACAGAAGAAGTCGATCTCAGCACCTATCCAAGCATATCACCAGACGTACTGCAGCGTCTTGCGCAAGGACAGAGTGTTCAACGAGTACTGCAGGAGAGGGCTGGTAGGGGCATCGAACCCAGTTCTCTGCCCTAGCTATTGGGGGTCATTTACGCCGAAAACAGAGCAAAGTCTAATTATTCTGACTACCAACAGCTACTAGAAGACTGATAACTGTTGGTAGTCATTCAGATTACACTTTTCTGTGTCTCTTCTTGGAGAATGACCCTAACTAGAAACAGGGGACATTCGCACTCACTCATCGAAGGAAGGCCCCGATCTGTCTTTAGACGTGATCATATTCCAGGTTCGATTCGCGTCCTTCACAGTCGCCTGAA
Proteins encoded in this window:
- a CDS encoding glycosyltransferase family 2 protein — protein: MSTNQPTTDAVEPAAEARTRAEAHTDADAADLLVTADSDRTPTLSVIMPTLNEEDGIGECLHRIRQAVVDLQVPTEIVVSDSSTDRTPDIARDHGAIVVEPDQPGYGYAYRYAFKRARGDYIAIGDADTTYDFTELPKLYALVESGDADMAMGSRLNGEIKPGAMPPLHRYIGNPLLTKFLNVFYGAGVSDAHSGMRVFSRDALEEMDLQTTGMEFASEMIMEAGASDLTIREEPITYHEREGDATIESFRDGWRHVRFMLLNAPGYLFSVPGFLLTILGTLIMGIAHFGISLGGVTLGTHSMIGGSLLTLVGFEVLALGVFATVAADPVRKPSDPVTTWLLDRVQLEHGASVGALVAGVGGIYMLVMFGRWVSSGFTQLPLLTTNVLALTAIVFGLEVIFSSFFLSAIGESH
- a CDS encoding recombinase family protein, whose protein sequence is MENAGKVGTYIRPSTDRQDDQHQRDSITRYIDGHDLPQDRVEQYVDIESGSNDEREQFNALLDAIRNDEFDHVIVWEISRISRRGATLQEFFDACEEHGVTIHITDGAVEKVKPDGTGRSVADIVGMVYQQERQQLIRRVKAGVKRASDQGK